The Flavobacterium psychrophilum genome includes a region encoding these proteins:
- a CDS encoding arginase, with protein MIFDFLQPIDAGLLEFIEGGSAQALGHKVVFHTEGEFPELQGVAVAIIGVLENRGASDKKDHHIHLNYVRKEFYSLYPGNWHKAVVDLGNIPAGESQQDTYFALKSIAEELIKQNILPVVIGGSQDLSYSLYRAYDRLEQMVNFVAIDSKFDFGSQEDEISATSYLTRMIVDEPNNLFNYSNLGYQTYYNSQEEIDLVEKLYFDAFRLGEVCGNPTIAEPVFRDADIVSVDLASVKSSDSGNIVKFIPNGFDGKEICTLARYAGISDKVTSFGIFNHDDTRQEAPLIAQIMWYFIEGVHYRSNEYPFGSKENYIKYIVPLEDEELIFYKSDKTDRWWIEVPFVSDFSNKLKRNTLLPCNYQDYLSACNSEYPERLWKAQRKNII; from the coding sequence ATGATATTTGATTTTTTACAACCTATAGATGCCGGGCTTCTTGAGTTTATTGAAGGAGGTTCGGCACAGGCATTGGGTCATAAAGTTGTTTTTCATACCGAAGGCGAGTTTCCCGAACTTCAGGGGGTGGCTGTAGCAATTATAGGTGTTTTAGAAAACAGGGGGGCTTCGGATAAGAAAGATCACCATATACATCTTAATTACGTTAGAAAAGAGTTTTATAGCCTTTATCCGGGTAACTGGCATAAAGCTGTTGTTGATCTTGGAAATATACCTGCAGGTGAATCACAGCAGGATACTTATTTTGCGCTTAAGTCAATCGCAGAAGAGTTGATTAAGCAGAATATACTTCCTGTAGTCATTGGAGGGTCACAAGATCTGTCTTATTCACTTTACAGGGCGTACGACAGACTGGAACAGATGGTTAACTTTGTCGCTATAGACAGCAAGTTTGATTTTGGCAGCCAGGAAGATGAAATTTCTGCGACATCATATCTTACGCGAATGATTGTTGATGAGCCTAATAATCTCTTCAATTATAGTAACCTGGGTTATCAGACATATTATAACTCGCAGGAAGAGATTGATCTTGTAGAAAAGCTTTATTTTGACGCGTTCAGGCTTGGCGAAGTGTGTGGAAATCCCACAATTGCAGAGCCCGTTTTTAGGGACGCGGATATTGTAAGTGTTGATTTAGCGTCAGTTAAGTCTAGTGATTCGGGTAATATTGTTAAATTTATACCAAATGGTTTTGATGGCAAAGAAATTTGTACATTAGCACGCTATGCAGGAATAAGTGACAAGGTTACTTCATTTGGTATTTTCAACCATGATGACACCCGCCAGGAAGCTCCTTTAATTGCCCAGATTATGTGGTATTTTATAGAAGGGGTTCACTATCGTTCTAACGAGTATCCGTTTGGCAGCAAAGAGAACTATATTAAGTATATTGTGCCTTTAGAAGATGAAGAACTTATCTTTTACAAAAGCGATAAGACTGATAGATGGTGGATTGAGGTTCCTTTTGTGTCAGATTTCAGCAATAAATTGAAAAGGAATACGTTATTACCGTGTAATTATCAGGATTACCTGAGTGCCTGTAATAGCGAGTATCCTGAAAGATTATGGAAAGCTCAAAGAAAAAACATTATTTAA